In one Lycorma delicatula isolate Av1 chromosome 5, ASM4794821v1, whole genome shotgun sequence genomic region, the following are encoded:
- the LOC142324611 gene encoding uncharacterized protein LOC142324611 isoform X7: protein MSLDLRCCVSLLKVENHLKDEICNKERIHNLWAKISDTVLRMLELNQCETSSFKLAEEILKFDDDFLSRLLKLYSSRVLHVTQHTLKTLVCLCQTTILQDELGSEVIGGRKKLSST, encoded by the exons GTGCTGTGTTTCCTTACTAAAAGTAGAAAATCATTTGAAAGATGAAATTTGTAATAAggaaagaattcataatttatgGGCCAAAATTTCCGATACAGTATTAAG GATGTTAGAATTAAACCAGTGTGAAACCAGTAGTTTTAAACTGGctgaagaaattttgaaatttgatgatgattttttatCACGTCTATTGAAATTATACAGCAGTAGAGTGTTACACGTAACACAACATACTTTGAAGACACTGGTATGTTTGTGTCAGACTACAATTTTACAAGATGAGCTTGGATCTGAG GTcattggaggcagaaagaaattgagttctacatag
- the LOC142324611 gene encoding uncharacterized protein LOC142324611 isoform X2, producing the protein MSLDLRCCVSLLKVENHLKDEICNKERIHNLWAKISDTVLRMLELNQCETSSFKLAEEILKFDDDFLSRLLKLYSSRVLHVTQHTLKTLVCLCQTTILQDELGSEEFGYMTHDFNLKFYKKNNGETHFSVNDFVIKL; encoded by the exons GTGCTGTGTTTCCTTACTAAAAGTAGAAAATCATTTGAAAGATGAAATTTGTAATAAggaaagaattcataatttatgGGCCAAAATTTCCGATACAGTATTAAG GATGTTAGAATTAAACCAGTGTGAAACCAGTAGTTTTAAACTGGctgaagaaattttgaaatttgatgatgattttttatCACGTCTATTGAAATTATACAGCAGTAGAGTGTTACACGTAACACAACATACTTTGAAGACACTGGTATGTTTGTGTCAGACTACAATTTTACAAGATGAGCTTGGATCTGAG gagtttggatatatgacacatgatttcaatttaaaattttacaagaaaaacaacggtgaaacccatttttctgttaatgactttgttatcaagttataa
- the LOC142324611 gene encoding uncharacterized protein LOC142324611 isoform X5, giving the protein MRCCVSLLKVENHLKDEICNKERIHNLWAKISDTVLRMLELNQCETSSFKLAEEILKFDDDFLSRLLKLYSSRVLHVTQHTLKTLVCLCQTTILQDELGSEEFGYMTHDFNLKFYKKNNGETHFSVNDFVIKL; this is encoded by the exons GTGCTGTGTTTCCTTACTAAAAGTAGAAAATCATTTGAAAGATGAAATTTGTAATAAggaaagaattcataatttatgGGCCAAAATTTCCGATACAGTATTAAG GATGTTAGAATTAAACCAGTGTGAAACCAGTAGTTTTAAACTGGctgaagaaattttgaaatttgatgatgattttttatCACGTCTATTGAAATTATACAGCAGTAGAGTGTTACACGTAACACAACATACTTTGAAGACACTGGTATGTTTGTGTCAGACTACAATTTTACAAGATGAGCTTGGATCTGAG gagtttggatatatgacacatgatttcaatttaaaattttacaagaaaaacaacggtgaaacccatttttctgttaatgactttgttatcaagttataa